From bacterium:
TGTGAGAGCTAGCTCAGGAACGATAGGGGTTGACCTGTCCCCTCGTTTACCGCATATTCAGCTGTGAGGGAACACAACTGACTAGTCTGATATCTAGTCAGTTAGGAGTTCCACGATGTCCCGAAGCGAAGAGGATCGTATGAAAGCAACGTGGCAGGTTCAGGAGGCGAAGGCTCGGTTCAGCGATCTGCTCCGGAGGAGCCTGGCGGAAGGTCCCCAGATCGTCACCCACCGCGGCGTCGAGAGAGCGGTCGTAGTCCCGATCGAGCAGTGGCGCCGGATGGAACGCAACACACGAAGAAACATCAAGGAGTGGCTGCTCGCGCCTGAAGCACGGACGGAGACGCTCGTACC
This genomic window contains:
- a CDS encoding type II toxin-antitoxin system prevent-host-death family antitoxin, with product MSRSEEDRMKATWQVQEAKARFSDLLRRSLAEGPQIVTHRGVERAVVVPIEQWRRMERNTRRNIKEWLLAPEARTETLVP